taaaaacagATAGAATTGCACCGTAACGTTTAGTACGGACATATTACTAGTAACTTATAATACAAAATGTATTTTAATGTTGAACTAGCACTTATCAGTGTCCCACGTACGTATGACCATTTCCATAGTTCCAAGTTCCAACATCATCTTACACGGAAGAAAACGAAAGAAAAGGGCAGACGACTTCTTCATCCATATTGCTAGTAGATACTTATATTAAGACTTGTATCCATAATCCCGTCAGTTCTCTCAGCTCAGGTCCACCTCAAACCGTTTGTCGTTGATTCGCTCACAACTTTAAGCCgcttttttcttttagaaagaACCACCACAAAATCGCCTTGGAACTCTAATGTTCCAAACAAACCGTCCAAAATTCACCAATATCATGCTTGAACACACAAACAAAACTCACTTGCAAAAACTCCTCTTTGCCTTGACCAATCACGTGTACAAAACCAAAGATAAAAAAGATGGCCAACCTTAGACCACACGCATCCCATCCCCATCCCTTTTCTTGTTATCATCAACCAGAAAGGTTACAAACCAACAAGTAACCCAGACACAAGAGCATCTTGGCAGATCAGTTGAGATTTTAGCCACAAACGAGCGAACAACTAACCACTTAACCCGAACCAACCCCAACAACTGTCATCATCGACCAAATCCCCCAATTAGCGTCCATCCCGATTGCTTCTCCAAACTCTATTTCTTAATTCTATCGAGTATCAACCAccccgttttatattataagtcgtttgatttttttccctagccaactttttttaagttagactaaacttatagaaaaaatatattaacatttttaatataaaaacagacagattattaaaatatatttaatattaaatttaacgaaactaattttatgctataaaaattgttatttttttcaataaactgGGAGAAAGAAGTTTAAAATACACTCGCTTGCAAGCTTGCCCCAACCGAGTCAGCGCCTCCttaccgtgggccccacctgtcagcgacccgTATACGAGGGGTTAGCGAAGTTTGACGCGATAAACCGACAGCGACGACGCCGCGCGGAAGCAAGACGGATTGGTTTTATGCCGTAATCAAACCGGATTAGTTTCTCGCCGGAGAGagcgagcgagagcgagagagagagagagagagagagagagagaggagaagaggagaggagagcggccGCGTGGGGGGAATCTGCTCGTCGtcctcatcggcggcggcggcgttgaggcggttgcggtggttgggtggtggtgggggaTGGGGAATCaggtgggagggaggaggaggcggaggccggcggtggaggagaggTACACGAGGCCGCAGGGGCTGTACCCGCACCCGGACATCGACCTCAAGAAGCTGCGCCGCCTCATCGTCGAGGCCAAGCTCGCCCCCTGCTTCCCCGGCTCCGACGACCCCCGCGCCGACCTCGAGGAGTGTCCCATCTGCTTCCTGGTTCGcctccgtctcctcctcctcttcttcttctgtcGCGGATCGATGGGGCGCCATGGTTTGATTCGTTTGTTGTTGTTTCTCTCTcgcttgtgattgactcctgcAGTTCTACCCCAGCCTCAACCGGTCCAAGTGCTGCGCCAAGGGAATCTGCACGGGTGAGTTCGTGTTACTTGCTGCTCATgtcgtcttcttcttcgtcgGCTGCGGTGGATTGGGTTGGTAATTTAGGTGCCTGACTTGTGGTTTGTGCTTCTGCTGCCTGCAGAGTGTTTTCTCCAGATGAGGACGCCCACCTCGTGCCGGCCGACGCAGTATCCTTAGCCCAATTCTTGtagatttttttgttttgtttagcTTAGATGTTCTTCAGTGCTATTATTCATTGCTGATGTTAGGAATCCTGCGTGCGTGCCATGTATTATGTGTCATCTTGTTTGGTTATTCCTTGACTTGTAAGGTGCCCTTACTGCAAAATGGCGAGTTACGCGGTTGAGTACCGCGGTGTCAAGACGAAGGAGGAAAAGGGCACTGAGCAGATTGTGAGTGTCCGCAAGACATGATTTCGTTCAGTGTTGTCTTCTATGTTTTGTATTTTTGCCAATGGTTGGAGCTGGAACTTGTGGTGTGGATAGGAGGAGCAGAGGGTGATCGAGGCGCAGATCCGGATGCGGCAGCAGGAGCTCCAGGACGATGCTGAGCGGATGAAGAAGAAGCAGGCTGCTGCTTTGACCGATGTGGTAACAACTGCACAAGTAGAACATTGTGATACTGGTGGCGCATCCACCACAGGTATATGCACTGGAATGTGCTAACTTTGTTTCTCAGTTATTCTTTTGTCATGCAATCTCTAACCCTGTCTATTATGTTGACAGTCAAAAGCAGTGGGCAAGGCAGTGATATGCTCTCATCTCAAGTGCAGCATGCGGAGTTACTGCTGAAGACTTCTGAACGCTTAAAGCAGATGCGGTTCGTACTGCTTACTGAGTTGTGCTTGATATTCTGTAAAAGTAGCTGCTTATTGTTGCATCAGTGCAATTTAGATCAAAGTCATGACAGTATCTCAATGACTGACTACCGTTTAAGATCTGAAATGTCTATATCTGGTCCCTCCAATCCTCAAATAGTTTAAGTTTTCGTCCCTCAACTCCAATATTAGCCAGAACTCATCAGTCAACTATCAAAACGTCTAAATATGTTCTTGGGCATGTTTTCCAAGTGGTTTTGAGTGCCGCGCCATCCTTTTTTGCCATGTCTTTTACCACATCAGGCAAACCCACATATTAgtttttttcctctttctttttaatagaaaacaaaTGGCGAGGAAGGGGATGAAAATAATAAACCTAAATGGATAATCTGTTATCTAACATATCCAATTACTTTCTTATTTTTGTGACTTGTTTCCCATGTATTCAGCCCAATAGGATGCCATTCAGGACAAAACCACTGATGTACTTAGCCAGGGACATTATTTGTATGGTGTTGATAGTTCAGGGACGAATTCTGTCCGTTATTGGAATTGGAGACAATATTAAATAACGTGCAGAGTTGACAAAACAAATATAAGACTTTTTCCTGAGatgtttttttattgttttgtcAATCCGTCGACTAGATAAGTACAGGCCTTTCAAATCTTGGTTTTGGTGCTCTGacttttgcttcttcttcttttttttttttgggggggggggggggtcaatTTTATTGATCTAATGTTTGTTGCAGCACCACAGCATGTGTAGTAAATGAtagttatttttgtttttgactTATCTAGAAATCATTCTATTATGTAAGAAGTATAACGGGCAAACATGTATAATCTGAAAGCTTATGGCCTCTGCAAAGTTCAGAACGTTAATTTGTTTGTGGGTGATTTTGATATTGAAATGAGTATTTGTTCTGAAAATTTCTTTTCCACAGTACACCTGTTTGATGACATTCTGCTATCCACTTCTCCTTCCTTAATTAATGTGTTCCTTTTATGGTGCTAGTATATGCCACAAATGCTGATTTGCTGGGAATAATTACTGATGAATTCCTTAAAGCGCAGGAATAATAATTTTGACATGGATCCTGACGAAGTTATGCTTGTTGAAGCACTTTGGCTTTCTCTGCAGGTACATAAAAATGATGTTGCTGAACTTACATGTAGAAATAAATAATATCtttaacttattttttaaagaaataacCTATTTCTTTTTAGTGGGGCACATCTTTTACTCATTTACCATCTTCATTGGTATAATATGTCTGTTTCATCTCATTTGTATATATTTCATTATCATATCCTTTTGAGTTTGTGCAAATTTAGTGTTTGCTTCTTGAATTAAACCTGAACTTGGTTCAGTGCTTGATACGTGAACCTGCACAAACAATTATGCATCCCTGCACTCGTTTTTGTAACAATTATGCACACACATTTGTTGTGTTTGTCGATATATATCTTTCAGTAGAAAGCGTGCATTCTTtcaagaaataaataaaatttaattttggtaAACTTCATAGTAAATGCAGGATTACTCACCATGCTTACATGTTTCAGTCTGAACTTTGTTTCTTTAAACAGGATCAGGAAGCCTCGGGAAATCCAACCTGTGGTAACACAGTCTCATCAGTACATCCTCCGAGAAGCTTTGAAGGTTCCATGACAATTCCAGCTGAAGCAGCTTCTTCCAGTAGTGCATTTGCTTGTGCAGTCGCAGCTTTAGCCGAGCAACAGCAGATGTATGGAGAAGCTTCTAGCACCGCTACTTGCCACACGTCAAGATGTGACATTCTCAGCAGGTCAGACAGATCTTTTACAGAGGATCTGAGCATAAACGGGAGTGGTTCCTCAGGCGCTAGGTCTGAGGAACCATCGAGCAACAAAATGCACCAAACAAGGGAGGGTATGGAGTATTCTAATGAGCGGTGGTCAGAGATGGCCGAGGCCAGTAGCAGCTTTACCGGCTCTGATCTTACAACAGAGGCTGGAGCTGCCAATTCAGGTGGATCCGACACTGGTGCTGGCAGTATTCCTGATAGTTTCGAAGAACAGATGATGCTGGCCATGGCTCTTTCGTTGGCTGATGCTCGGGCCAAGGCTAGTTCTCCAGGGCTAACTTGGCGGTAGCATTTGGCAGTGCTTTATTCTTTAGCTGGGTCGTGTTTGTTTGTTCTTGTAGTTCCTTTTGTCACATAAAAACATAGGATTAGAGGGGGaacagataagaaaaaaaatctagcctGGATGTTGTGAATATAGTGGGATAAAAATGCACATTTGCAGTCAGTCTTTGCCCTTTTCtcatgatctttttttttctttcttcagaaAGATAGATTCTGTCAAGCAGACCTTCTGTCTGCATACATTGTGCCTTAATGACTTTTCAGAATTGGTGTaaatacaaaaaagaaaaaaaaaacattcatctTCTTGTTCTGGTGTGATCCTCCTGAACGCTACGCATTGTTTATATACCTGTGCCTAGATTGACATAATCCCAGACAAATTTGTTCATCATTATTTCTGTTGAGGCAAGCAAGAAGTAAAAGCTCTCATGCCATGCTTATTACTACCATCTCTGTATCCTTTCCTCCATGCCCAGCTGTGACTGATGCTGATGAAGGTGCTTCATCACCATGGCTGCTTCCTC
The Oryza sativa Japonica Group chromosome 6, ASM3414082v1 DNA segment above includes these coding regions:
- the LOC4340173 gene encoding E3 ubiquitin-protein ligase GW2; amino-acid sequence: MGNQVGGRRRRRPAVEERYTRPQGLYPHPDIDLKKLRRLIVEAKLAPCFPGSDDPRADLEECPICFLFYPSLNRSKCCAKGICTECFLQMRTPTSCRPTQCPYCKMASYAVEYRGVKTKEEKGTEQIEEQRVIEAQIRMRQQELQDDAERMKKKQAAALTDVVTTAQVEHCDTGGASTTVKSSGQGSDMLSSQVQHAELLLKTSERLKQMRNNNFDMDPDEVMLVEALWLSLQDQEASGNPTCGNTVSSVHPPRSFEGSMTIPAEAASSSSAFACAVAALAEQQQMYGEASSTATCHTSRCDILSRSDRSFTEDLSINGSGSSGARSEEPSSNKMHQTREGMEYSNERWSEMAEASSSFTGSDLTTEAGAANSGGSDTGAGSIPDSFEEQMMLAMALSLADARAKASSPGLTWR